The Fundidesulfovibrio magnetotacticus genome has a window encoding:
- a CDS encoding nitroreductase family protein — translation MKRRGFIAAAGTLALGLGAAPALAQQGGAALPAPALAQQGGAALPAPALPGGKTLEAALRARQSVREYADKDIAPDILAGILWAACGVNRPDSGRRTAPSAHNRQEVSVWAAKADGLFLYDPKANALVRKAGGDLRALTGTQSFAAKAPLNLVYVADVEKAAGKTDEEKLNYAWADTGFVSQNVYLYCAAMGLGTVVRASVDREALAKAMGLGATQRVIMAQSVGWPKG, via the coding sequence ATGAAAAGACGCGGCTTCATCGCGGCGGCGGGAACCCTGGCCCTGGGCCTGGGGGCGGCTCCGGCCCTGGCCCAGCAGGGGGGCGCGGCCCTGCCCGCCCCGGCCCTGGCCCAGCAGGGGGGCGCGGCCCTGCCCGCCCCGGCCCTTCCCGGCGGCAAGACTCTGGAGGCGGCCCTGCGCGCCCGCCAGAGCGTGCGCGAATACGCGGACAAGGACATCGCCCCGGACATCCTGGCCGGGATTCTCTGGGCCGCCTGCGGCGTGAACCGCCCGGACTCGGGCAGGCGCACCGCGCCAAGCGCCCACAACCGCCAGGAGGTCTCGGTGTGGGCGGCCAAGGCCGACGGCCTCTTCCTGTACGACCCCAAGGCCAACGCCCTGGTCCGCAAGGCCGGCGGGGACCTGCGCGCTCTCACGGGCACGCAGTCCTTCGCGGCCAAGGCGCCGCTGAACCTTGTCTACGTGGCCGACGTGGAGAAGGCGGCGGGCAAAACGGACGAGGAGAAGCTGAACTACGCCTGGGCCGACACCGGCTTCGTGAGCCAGAACGTCTACCTCTACTGCGCGGCCATGGGCCTGGGCACGGTGGTGCGCGCCAGTGTGGACCGCGAGGCGCTGGCCAAGGCCATGGGCCTGGGCGCGACCCAGCGGGTGATCATGGCCCAGAGCGTGGGATGGCCCAAGGGGTAG
- a CDS encoding ferredoxin: protein MSDKPLIPVYLDLVPCHGCGACAEVAPDLFGMDQSVERPFLKADEGPENEVRQAIAYCPNDCITTDEE from the coding sequence ATGAGCGACAAGCCCCTGATCCCAGTCTACCTGGACCTCGTGCCCTGCCACGGCTGCGGGGCCTGCGCCGAGGTCGCGCCGGACCTCTTCGGCATGGACCAGAGCGTGGAGCGCCCCTTCCTCAAGGCCGACGAAGGCCCGGAGAACGAAGTCCGCCAGGCCATCGCCTACTGCCCCAACGACTGCATCACCACCGACGAGGAGTGA
- a CDS encoding helix-turn-helix domain-containing protein, with protein sequence MNALDAPSTVRPDEAVLILHEVVGLHAVQGLSLVRAWREHLGLTQEEVARRMDVSRPAYAQMEAPGVRPRVATLWKIAKALGVEWEQLREE encoded by the coding sequence GTGAACGCTTTGGACGCCCCCTCAACCGTCAGGCCCGACGAGGCAGTCCTGATCCTTCACGAGGTGGTTGGGCTGCACGCTGTGCAGGGTCTGAGTCTGGTCCGCGCCTGGCGCGAACACCTGGGCCTGACCCAGGAGGAAGTGGCCCGGCGCATGGATGTCTCCCGCCCTGCCTATGCCCAGATGGAAGCTCCCGGCGTGCGGCCCCGAGTGGCCACTCTCTGGAAGATTGCCAAGGCGCTGGGCGTGGAGTGGGAGCAGCTGCGCGAAGAGTAG
- a CDS encoding zinc-ribbon domain-containing protein: MICNKCGRENPDEALACQACGHKLQSGRAPGGPGARGLEPLPLLTGRDPLDARRAARLREAWAVALAVALGWLGFSLAEMVWPVLALGALAAAWALLRGIGWRD; encoded by the coding sequence ATGATCTGCAACAAATGCGGCCGGGAAAACCCCGACGAGGCCCTCGCCTGCCAGGCGTGCGGGCACAAGCTCCAGTCCGGCCGCGCCCCCGGCGGGCCGGGCGCGCGTGGCCTGGAGCCGCTTCCCCTGCTCACCGGACGAGACCCCCTGGACGCGCGCCGCGCCGCCCGCCTGCGCGAGGCCTGGGCCGTGGCCCTGGCCGTGGCCCTGGGCTGGCTGGGCTTCTCCCTGGCGGAGATGGTCTGGCCGGTCTTGGCCCTGGGCGCGCTGGCCGCCGCCTGGGCCCTGCTGCGCGGCATCGGCTGGAGGGATTGA
- a CDS encoding type I restriction endonuclease subunit R → MHEESLGTVIRDYLTGEELEETSYEEFRQALARLLVEERGYPRGRLEAKIGVCFPVDGKDYTRMVDLLASGAGGEPLLLVIFCSGEPGSYLREALAAARLHAPPAPLALVTDTRSAVLAAAASGEVLGSGMAAVPRYDDLETLARAHPVAAVAEDRLERERRILYAYSEMLSGGCCQGACRPKARPGGRG, encoded by the coding sequence ATGCACGAGGAATCGCTGGGCACGGTGATCCGTGACTACCTTACGGGCGAGGAACTGGAGGAAACCTCCTACGAGGAGTTCCGCCAGGCCCTCGCCCGTCTGCTGGTGGAGGAACGGGGCTACCCCCGGGGACGGCTGGAGGCCAAGATCGGGGTCTGCTTCCCCGTGGACGGGAAGGACTACACCCGCATGGTGGACCTCCTGGCCAGCGGGGCAGGGGGCGAGCCCCTGCTCTTGGTGATCTTCTGCTCGGGCGAGCCCGGCTCCTACCTGCGCGAGGCCCTGGCCGCCGCGCGCCTGCACGCGCCGCCCGCGCCCCTGGCCCTGGTCACGGACACTCGCAGCGCAGTGCTGGCCGCCGCGGCCTCGGGCGAGGTGCTGGGCTCGGGCATGGCCGCCGTGCCCCGCTACGACGACCTGGAGACCCTGGCCCGGGCGCACCCCGTCGCGGCCGTGGCCGAGGACCGCCTGGAGCGCGAGCGGCGCATCCTCTACGCCTATTCCGAGATGCTCTCCGGCGGCTGCTGCCAGGGGGCCTGCCGCCCCAAGGCCCGCCCCGGCGGCAGGGGCTGA
- a CDS encoding ammonium transporter, with the protein MIQAGDTAFILVSAALVLLMTPGLALFYGGMVRRKNVLGTIMQSFMMISLISIEWVYLGYSMSFGPDVAGVTGSLAWAGLAGVGAAPSEYAPTIPHSVFMIYQCMFAVITPALITGAFAERVRFAPFAVFSVAWAVLVYNPVCHWVWGQGGFLKEMGVLDFAGGLVVHLTCGAAALASVMVIGARQDHGRRQFFPHNLPMTLLGTGLLWFGWFGFNGGSALAADALAGTAFVSTHLGGMAGMAMWVAVEWLYQGKPTTLGAASGAVAGLATITPAAGFVGPNHAVLIGLIAGLCCYFAVVLKARLRFDDSLDVVGIHGLGGLIGTLMAGLFASKAVNPAGADGLFFGNAAQLGVQGLGILVVGGYAFVVSFALLKAVDAFLGLRMQPEAEGLGMDVAEHNEAAYNE; encoded by the coding sequence ATGATCCAGGCGGGCGACACCGCGTTCATCCTCGTCAGCGCGGCCCTGGTGCTCCTCATGACGCCGGGGCTGGCCCTTTTCTACGGCGGCATGGTCCGGCGCAAGAACGTGCTGGGCACCATCATGCAGAGCTTCATGATGATCTCGCTCATCTCCATCGAGTGGGTCTACCTGGGCTATTCCATGAGCTTCGGCCCCGACGTGGCGGGCGTGACCGGCAGCCTCGCCTGGGCGGGCCTTGCGGGAGTGGGCGCGGCCCCCTCGGAGTACGCCCCCACCATCCCCCACTCGGTGTTCATGATCTACCAGTGCATGTTCGCGGTGATCACCCCGGCGCTGATCACCGGGGCCTTCGCGGAGCGCGTGCGCTTCGCGCCCTTCGCCGTGTTCAGCGTGGCCTGGGCCGTGCTGGTGTACAACCCGGTGTGCCACTGGGTGTGGGGCCAGGGCGGCTTCCTCAAGGAGATGGGCGTGCTGGACTTCGCCGGCGGCCTGGTGGTGCACCTCACCTGCGGCGCGGCGGCCCTGGCCTCCGTGATGGTGATCGGCGCGCGCCAGGACCACGGGCGCAGGCAGTTCTTCCCCCACAACCTGCCCATGACGCTCCTTGGCACGGGCCTGCTCTGGTTCGGCTGGTTCGGCTTCAACGGCGGCTCGGCCCTGGCGGCCGACGCCCTGGCGGGCACGGCCTTCGTCTCGACCCACCTGGGCGGCATGGCGGGCATGGCCATGTGGGTGGCCGTGGAATGGCTCTACCAGGGCAAGCCCACCACCCTGGGAGCGGCCTCGGGCGCGGTGGCGGGCCTGGCCACCATCACCCCGGCGGCCGGGTTCGTGGGGCCCAACCACGCCGTGCTCATCGGGCTCATCGCCGGGCTGTGCTGCTACTTCGCCGTGGTGCTCAAGGCGCGCCTGCGCTTCGACGACTCCCTGGACGTGGTGGGCATCCACGGCCTGGGCGGGCTGATCGGCACGCTCATGGCCGGGCTCTTCGCCAGCAAGGCCGTGAACCCCGCCGGGGCCGACGGCCTCTTTTTCGGCAATGCGGCGCAACTTGGCGTGCAGGGCCTTGGCATCCTGGTCGTGGGAGGCTATGCCTTCGTGGTGAGCTTCGCCCTGCTCAAGGCCGTGGACGCCTTCCTGGGCCTGCGCATGCAGCCCGAGGCCGAGGGCCTGGGCATGGACGTGGCCGAGCACAACGAAGCCGCCTACAACGAATAA
- a CDS encoding P-II family nitrogen regulator, protein MKRIEIITRPHKLEDVKQALTEIGVTGMTASEVKGFGRQRGHKEIYRGAEYQVDFVPKVKIETIVDDAMAAKVVEAARKAAQTGQVGDGKIFVMPVVEVVRIRTGETGPDAV, encoded by the coding sequence ATGAAGCGCATAGAGATCATCACCCGCCCCCACAAGCTCGAGGACGTGAAGCAGGCCCTCACCGAGATCGGCGTCACGGGCATGACCGCCTCCGAGGTCAAGGGCTTCGGACGCCAGCGCGGCCACAAGGAAATCTACCGGGGCGCGGAATACCAGGTGGACTTCGTGCCCAAGGTCAAGATCGAGACCATCGTGGACGACGCCATGGCCGCGAAAGTGGTGGAGGCCGCCCGCAAGGCCGCACAGACCGGGCAGGTTGGCGACGGCAAAATCTTCGTGATGCCCGTGGTCGAGGTGGTGCGCATCCGCACCGGCGAGACCGGACCCGACGCCGTCTAG